The Vibrio aphrogenes genomic interval TTGGCAATGAAGAGGTGTTGGTGGCAAATATCACCCCTTTCTTCGCCTGTGCTTCAATGTCACGCACCATGTTTTGTTTCAATGACAGATCTTCAAATACCGCTTCAATAACCATATCTTTTTGGCTAAAGCCGGTAAAATCCGTTCCACCAGAAATGAATTGCATCTGACGTTGGAGCTGAGTTTGAGTAATTGCGCGGCGCTTTTGTAATTTGCTTAATAATTGATAGCTGTAATTCATGGCATGTAAAACGCCATCATTTGACACGTCTTTAATCCGTACTGGTACTTTCGCTTTCGTAGCAGACACATAGGCAATACCAGCCCCCATGAGTCCACCGCCAAGCACGCCCACTTTATTAATGTTTTGAGGTTGAGCGCTAGAGCCAAAATCTTTCTTCATTTCCGTTGTGGCAAAGAAGATCGAGCGTAAAGCTTGTGATTGAGGCGTCATGACTAACTGACCAAACTCTTGCGCTTCTTTTGCAAGGCCTTCTGTTAGCCCTTTTTCCAAACCATGTTGAATGACTTGTAAAATAGCCGGAATCGCCGGGTAATTGCCTCGAGCTTTTTGATTGGCTTTCTTCGTCGCTTGTTCAAAAATCACCTTACGCCCAAAACCGGTATTCGCTAACAATTTCTCTTTAATGTCTTTCTTCTCTTTGCGCTTTGATTTTTCAAGAAATTGTTGAGCCGCTTGCAATAAAATCGCTGGTGGAACACACGCGTCAGCCAATCCTAGTTTGAGGGCTTTTTTAGCGCGCACTTGTTTACCAGTTAACATCATATCTAAGCTTTCGAGTAAACCGATTAAACGCGGTAAACGTTGAGTTCCCCCAGACCCTGGTAACAAGCCTAATTGCACTTCAGGTAAACCTAAACGGGTAATATCAGCATCACTACACACACGATAGTCACACGCCAAGGCTAGCTCTAAGCCGCCTCCTAAGCACGGTCCATGAATGGCCGCCACTACCGTAAATGGCAGTGCTGCCAAACGGTTAAACATGGCTTGCCCTTGGGTGGCTAAATGCTCCGCTTCTTGTGCAGATTGACAGGCCTCCAACATACGAACATCCGCGCCAGCTACAAAGTTATCCGGTTTTAAAGAGTGGACTATCATCCCTTTTAAACGGTTTGCAGATGCATCAAGCTGTTTAAATACCGCCTCCATTTGATCGGCAAATTCAGCTTGAAGCGTATTCATTTTTTCATTTGGTACATCAATCGCAAGCCAAGCTACTTGGTTATCATCAATCGTCAGGCTAAACGCAGGATTTGTCTCAGCAGGACTCATCTCTGCAAGGTTATTCTCTGAAGCACTTGACGTTAAAATTGGATTTTCACTCATGATTATTTCGCTCCTTGCATGTGTGCTTCATCTTTATCGACTTCTAAAATAATGGCAGCGCCTAACCCACCAGCGGCACAAGCAGTCGTTAAGGCTAACCCGCCCCCTCGACGTTTCAGCTCCCTTAAGGTTTGGGTCATTAAACGGGCTCCGGTTGCAGCAAACGGATGCCCATAGGCTAAAGAGCCACCCAGCACATTAAATTTGTCCATATCAATCTCGCCAATCGCTTTATCACGACCTAATTTTTCTTGCGCAAATTTGTCAGAAGCAAACATTTTCACATTCGCTAATGTTTGAGCGGCAAATGCTTCATGCATTTCGATGAGATCAAGGTCAGCCAGTTCTAATCCAGCACGCTCTAACGCAACTGGTGTAGCATACGAAGGCCCCATTAACATATCTTCTTCGACTTGAATGGCTGAGAACGCATAAGAACGAATATAACCCAGCACTTCTAAACCAAGTGCTTTGGCTTTGCCTTCACTCATCATCAACACGGCCGCAGCGCCATCTGTCAGTGGTGTACTGGTGGCCGCCGTCACGCTGCCAAAGTGACGATCAAAGGCTGGACGTAATTTGGCATATTGCTCAATTTGAGAGTCTTGACGAATATTATTATCTTGATGAATCCATTCTTTATATGGTTCAGGATAGGCGGTCATGACTTCATCTTGAATCAAACCGTCTTCCCAAGCTTGTGCGGCCAAGGTATGAGAGCGGTGAGCTAATTCATCTTGTTGATCACGAGGAATTTGATGGGTCTTTGCCATTTGCTCAGCAGTTTGCCCCATAGATAGCCCTGTTGAATATTCAGCAACCGCAGGAGGAACAGGCATAAGATCTTTAAAGGAAAGTTTTCTTAGAATCGACAACTTCTTGGGAAGTGTTTTTGCTTTACTGAGCTCTAATAAGCTTTGAGCTAACCTTTTCGAGACGCCAATCGGCAGGACTGAAGAAGAGTCCGCACCACCGGCAATTCCAATTTCGATATTGCCCGCCATGATGCTTTCAGCCACATTGACTACAGATTGAAAACTGGTTGCACAGGCACGTGTTACGCTGTAGGCATCGGTTGCAACGTCCATTCCTGTGCCTAACACAATTTCACGAGCAATATTAGGGGCGGCAGGCATTTGCACAACTTGTCCAAAGACCACTTGATCCACTAATTTAGGATCAATTTGCGTTCGAGCCAGCAGTTCACTGACGACCATTTTTCCCAGATCGACGGCGGGCACTTCTTTAAAAGCGGTACCTTGACGTGCAAACGGTGTGCGAAGACCCGCCACAATAGCAATTCTTTCCCCATTACGGGTTTTGACTTCCTGCTGAATCATATTCTTTCCTTTATCAATAACGATCTTTCTTAAATCAAACCAATAGAGATGTTCTACCCAGCCACATTACGCTCAAATTATTGGTTAGAATTTAAAGAAATGAGAACCACTCAAAGAGGTCTGACCTCAGTGTATATAAAGAGACAAAAACTTAAAACCAATCAACCGTGCTTTCCTTTATTGCAAAAGTAAACTTGTGACATTGGTACATAAATTCACCACATAGAGAAAGTGGATAAGTTTTTTACTGTTGGCTATTTCAACCCAAGCCAAAAACACACATAATTAACAATATTGATACTTAGACCTTCATTCTTACAATAAAAGTAACTCTACATAATATAAGTGTTAGCATTTCTTTATGTAAAGTATCCATTCAAGAAATAATAAAATAAATCATACGCTTAAAATTTATACGCTCTTGTTTTTGTGCTTAATTTTTGGCAGGTTTACCAAAGAGAATACATCTTCATAAGGAAATAAGATGAGTATTTTTCAATCGCTCGGAAAGAAAAAGCCGTCAAACACGGTCAATAGCGATATGAATAGACAAAAACGTTACGAATCACTCGTCAGAGCATATCATCGTGATCTTTACCGTTACGCGTATTGGTTATGCAAAGATAAACACGTTGCAGAAGACTTAGTGCAAGAGACTTGCCTACGTGCTTGGAAAGCCATCGATAGCTTAAAAGATGAAAAAGCCGCTAAATCTTGGCTAATTACTATTTTACGACGCGAAAATGCTCGACGCTTTGAACGCAAACAATTTGATTTAGTCGATATTGATGAGCCAGGAAATCATGGTTTTACTGATGATAATGAGCATCATCAACTTAACTGGTTAAGGCATCAAATCATGAAGCTGGATGTAGAGTACCGAGAGCCTTTATTTCTACAAGTTATCGGTGGTTTTTCCGGTGAAGAGATTAGCCAAATCTTAGAATTGAATAAAAATACTGTCATGACACGCTTATTTCGTGCCCGTAACCAAATTAAAGAGCAGCTTGATTCCTCGTCAATATCTCAAGGAGTGACACATGGATGATTTAGAACTACGACGTCGTTTATTATCGGACCCCCATGATAATAGCCAAGACGTTTTGGCTGAACTCCATGCCAATAAACAAAATAAAAAGTACGCCGAGAGTTTACTCGAGCTGGATGCCCAACTTGAGCAAGCCTTTAAGGTGGAGGTTCCTGATGATCTTGCCGATAAAATTCTTTTTCAGCAATCTTCATCTAAAGTCAAAACGGTCAGCTTCTCGCGTAAAAGCTTTGCATTAGCGGCATCAATCCTATTCACTTTTGGCTTATTCATTGGTCAAATCAATTGGGGAAATCTAATTGTGACTCCCGCTCAAGCCAATTTAGTCAATATGGCGATGGCGCATATCGAGGCTGAGGAACCTTTCATTAAGGGGGTTAATGAAGGCAGTAGTCACCAAGAAATGGAATCAAAATTAGGCGTATATTCCTATGCCCTAGATGGTCGCTTTCCTTATCACATTTATTATTTAAATCATTGTGGTTTTAGTAAAGAACACCATGCCTTACATATTGTGTTCCAAGGAACTAAAGGCCGAGTGACCGCCTTTATTTCTAATATTCCAGTCCAGCAACAGAGTCAGTTTGAAAGCTCAGGTAAATCTGGTGAAATCACTCCATTACCTTATGGCAGCCTCGTGTTAGTTGGGCAACAAGGCGAAGATATTAACGCTATATCACAACAACTTACTCCGCTACTGCAATTTAATGGTTAACTCGCCGCTTTAAATCACCACCGATTCATCATAATCTTCCAGATGAACCGGTGGTGCCTTATCAAACCATTGCTTGTCATCACTTTCCTCTTCCTCTCTCAAAAACATTCACCTGCCAAAGCATTCACAGCTCAAATATCAACCACCATAGTTATTACCTTTGCAGCCCAAACACTTCGTTTGATAACAAATAAAATACAAGACGTTCAAAGCAGTTCGATGCAAATGCCCGCTATTTAATGCAAATTTCTCATTGGTCGGATTTGTCAAAGGTCAGTTTTCCACCATAATGCGCCCCCTTTGTAACCAGCACACTCTTTTCAAAGCATCATCTTTGAAAAAACAAATTTAAATTAGGTACTCTCTAATGAAAAAAATGCCTGTGTTCACCACATCCATGTTGATAAGCGCAGCTTTACTCTCTAGCCCAACCACTCTTGCTGCAGGGTTCCAAATTGAAGCGCAATCAGCGACCGGTGTAGGACGTGCTTATGCCGGTGATGGCATTATTGCCGATAACGCAGCGGTCATGGCTATTAACCCTGCCGCTATGGCTCTTTTTGATAAAAAAGCATTCACCATGGGAGCCACCGCCATCAAGCCAAACATTTCCGTTGAGAATGGTGATTACAATGCTGCCATCAATGATAATAGCGGTGCGGTCAGTTATGATGATGCTGGCAACTTAGCGGTCGCTCCGAATCTGTTTTTAATCGTACCTCTTAATGATAAGTGGGCCGTTGGCGCAGGCTTGTATTCGAATTTTGGTACAGAATCTGAATTTGATGATTCTTTCCCCGGTGAATACGGCGGTACTTCAAGCATTATCAGCGCTGATTTAGCCTTAGCCGTGTCTTATCGTTTAAATCAACAATGGAGCTTTGGCGCTGGCCTTGACTTAATTTACGGTCACGGGAAATTTCAACGAAGCCTTGATGTCGATGCCAATAAAACCATCACCATTGAGACTCCTCGCCCTTTACCTGATTATTCGCATACCTTTACTGTCGATAGCCGTATTAACGCCGCTGATGTAGATGCTTCGGGGGCTGGAGTAGGTTGGAATGTCGGTACCACTTATGAGCTTGATCGTAATAATCGCTGGGGGATTTCCTATCATGCCAGCCCTGAAATCTCGGCCAAAGGAAAAATTGATGGCCCTGCAGATGTAACCATTGCAGATACCCTGTATGTCCCTTTACCTGACTTTGCGCAATTTTCAGGTTATAACCACTTTAAAGGTACACGATTTGCCCTCAGCTATACCTTAGGCTGGACGGATTGGAGTAAATTCGACAAGTTAGCAACCGATGGCGCAGTCAATACCTTACAAAAATTTGAATGGCGTGATACATGGACCGTCGCAATCGGTGGTACTTATTACTTAAATGATAAATGGACGCTGCGTACGGGGTATAAATTTGACCAAGGGGCACAAGATAAAATCACCACTATTTCGGTCCCTGATTCAAACCGTAATTGGTTATCTGCCGGTTTTTCTTATGCGCCTAGCCATGATTCTAGTATTGATTTTGGTATAACTTATTTGCTTGGTGTGGATGTCGATGTTCACGAAGAGCATGCAGGGGTGTCGAGTATTGATGCGACTACCCATACCGACGCGCTGATTGCCGGTGTTCAATACAGCAAAACCTTCTAGTGGGTGATCTGTAATCTATAATCTGTAAAAAACAAAAGCCTTGCCACCATCATGACAAGGCTTTCTTTTTGTTATCTTGTGGCTAACTTAACTTATCCGCAGTTGAGGTTAAATTAATAATCATGCCCAAGGTAATCTTCCAATAAATCTTCATCCAACACCTCTTCAGGCTCTTGATTAATTTGCGCTTTAAAATCTTGATGTTGAAAGTAGATGCTTTTGCTCAACTCGTAGCTATCAGGAGAGTTGCGTAACATGCCTTCTTGATTAATCAATTCATAGCGAGACTCTAAACCTTGGAAGGCCCATTTACCCGTTTTCTGCCAAAAAGTTAACCAACTCAAAGGAATATAAAGCGTATCAACCGTATCTGTGATATCTCGAGGAGTGACTGGACCGTATGCAGGAACCATAACATAAGGTCCATCGCCCACTCCGTAATGTCCGACCACATCACCAAATTCACGAGTAGTGCGAGGGATATCCGCAGCAGAAGCCACGTCAATCAAACCTAATAACCCAATGGTGCTATTGATAATAAAACGACTAAAATTTTGTACCGCTTCTGCTCCATTGCCCATTAATAAGTTATTTATACCACTTGCGGGTTCATCGAGATTGTCTAAAAAGTTATTTAACCCGGAACGAATCGGTGACGGGGTCCATTCCATGTAGCCAATCGACAGTGGGCGCACTACATAAGGATCCAGAACATCATAGTTAAAATCCCACATCGTACGGTTAAATCCTTCGAATGGGTCCCAACGTTCATCGGTTGGCTCTTCTGCTATTGATGAGGTCGCGGTTTCTTCTGGTGTCGAGCTACAGCCTAACATGAGCAGAAATGTTAAGCAGTACAAGGGAAACAACTGAATTGGTTTTACATTACTCAAACCATGACACCTTATTAAGACTAAAATAATAAAAAGGCAACGTAAATCAATACATTGCCTCTAGTATAACCGACTAATCAACGATCTATAATTAGGTTAATTATAGAGTATCTTTAACTTGAACATCAATACTGCTGATCAATAGATACCACGGCATCATCGCCAAGATGAATGACTAAGCTTTCACCATGCCAATCGCCCTCTTTGGTCGCCACATTGCCATCGGTATCAATGCGCGCGCGGACGATAATATCCGTTAAGCTCGATAACTTGCGACTTTCAATCATACTATTACGGTCATCGAGTACCACCGTCATTGGAAAGCGATTGATTGGATAACGCCCGGCAGCCACTGGCATAGGTGAACCATCCGCCGTATGGATAGACACAATTAACACTCCAGTTTTCGGCAAAGTAACTTGTGGTGCGATTGAGATAC includes:
- a CDS encoding sigma-70 family RNA polymerase sigma factor — encoded protein: MSIFQSLGKKKPSNTVNSDMNRQKRYESLVRAYHRDLYRYAYWLCKDKHVAEDLVQETCLRAWKAIDSLKDEKAAKSWLITILRRENARRFERKQFDLVDIDEPGNHGFTDDNEHHQLNWLRHQIMKLDVEYREPLFLQVIGGFSGEEISQILELNKNTVMTRLFRARNQIKEQLDSSSISQGVTHG
- a CDS encoding MlaA family lipoprotein — protein: MLGCSSTPEETATSSIAEEPTDERWDPFEGFNRTMWDFNYDVLDPYVVRPLSIGYMEWTPSPIRSGLNNFLDNLDEPASGINNLLMGNGAEAVQNFSRFIINSTIGLLGLIDVASAADIPRTTREFGDVVGHYGVGDGPYVMVPAYGPVTPRDITDTVDTLYIPLSWLTFWQKTGKWAFQGLESRYELINQEGMLRNSPDSYELSKSIYFQHQDFKAQINQEPEEVLDEDLLEDYLGHDY
- a CDS encoding outer membrane protein transport protein, producing MKKMPVFTTSMLISAALLSSPTTLAAGFQIEAQSATGVGRAYAGDGIIADNAAVMAINPAAMALFDKKAFTMGATAIKPNISVENGDYNAAINDNSGAVSYDDAGNLAVAPNLFLIVPLNDKWAVGAGLYSNFGTESEFDDSFPGEYGGTSSIISADLALAVSYRLNQQWSFGAGLDLIYGHGKFQRSLDVDANKTITIETPRPLPDYSHTFTVDSRINAADVDASGAGVGWNVGTTYELDRNNRWGISYHASPEISAKGKIDGPADVTIADTLYVPLPDFAQFSGYNHFKGTRFALSYTLGWTDWSKFDKLATDGAVNTLQKFEWRDTWTVAIGGTYYLNDKWTLRTGYKFDQGAQDKITTISVPDSNRNWLSAGFSYAPSHDSSIDFGITYLLGVDVDVHEEHAGVSSIDATTHTDALIAGVQYSKTF
- a CDS encoding DUF3379 family protein; this translates as MDDLELRRRLLSDPHDNSQDVLAELHANKQNKKYAESLLELDAQLEQAFKVEVPDDLADKILFQQSSSKVKTVSFSRKSFALAASILFTFGLFIGQINWGNLIVTPAQANLVNMAMAHIEAEEPFIKGVNEGSSHQEMESKLGVYSYALDGRFPYHIYYLNHCGFSKEHHALHIVFQGTKGRVTAFISNIPVQQQSQFESSGKSGEITPLPYGSLVLVGQQGEDINAISQQLTPLLQFNG
- the fadJ gene encoding fatty acid oxidation complex subunit alpha FadJ; the protein is MSPAETNPAFSLTIDDNQVAWLAIDVPNEKMNTLQAEFADQMEAVFKQLDASANRLKGMIVHSLKPDNFVAGADVRMLEACQSAQEAEHLATQGQAMFNRLAALPFTVVAAIHGPCLGGGLELALACDYRVCSDADITRLGLPEVQLGLLPGSGGTQRLPRLIGLLESLDMMLTGKQVRAKKALKLGLADACVPPAILLQAAQQFLEKSKRKEKKDIKEKLLANTGFGRKVIFEQATKKANQKARGNYPAIPAILQVIQHGLEKGLTEGLAKEAQEFGQLVMTPQSQALRSIFFATTEMKKDFGSSAQPQNINKVGVLGGGLMGAGIAYVSATKAKVPVRIKDVSNDGVLHAMNYSYQLLSKLQKRRAITQTQLQRQMQFISGGTDFTGFSQKDMVIEAVFEDLSLKQNMVRDIEAQAKKGVIFATNTSSLPIASIAKGAAKPENVIGLHYFSPVDKMPLVEVIPHEGTSEEVIATTVKFARRQGKTPIVVKDKAGFYVNRILAPYMNEAAKILLSGEPIEHIDDALLNFGFPVGPIALLDEVGVDIGAKITPILVEALGERFQAPDVFETLLKDGRKGRKSGKGFYTYKGKKKTVDKSVYSLLKLKPESLLTEEVVALRCVLLMLNEAVRAFDDGIIHSARDGDIGAIFGIGFPPFLGGPFRYIDQIGAAKLVEMMNGYAEKYGSRFAPCDGLLTRAGTGEKFYS
- the fadI gene encoding acetyl-CoA C-acyltransferase FadI; translation: MIQQEVKTRNGERIAIVAGLRTPFARQGTAFKEVPAVDLGKMVVSELLARTQIDPKLVDQVVFGQVVQMPAAPNIAREIVLGTGMDVATDAYSVTRACATSFQSVVNVAESIMAGNIEIGIAGGADSSSVLPIGVSKRLAQSLLELSKAKTLPKKLSILRKLSFKDLMPVPPAVAEYSTGLSMGQTAEQMAKTHQIPRDQQDELAHRSHTLAAQAWEDGLIQDEVMTAYPEPYKEWIHQDNNIRQDSQIEQYAKLRPAFDRHFGSVTAATSTPLTDGAAAVLMMSEGKAKALGLEVLGYIRSYAFSAIQVEEDMLMGPSYATPVALERAGLELADLDLIEMHEAFAAQTLANVKMFASDKFAQEKLGRDKAIGEIDMDKFNVLGGSLAYGHPFAATGARLMTQTLRELKRRGGGLALTTACAAGGLGAAIILEVDKDEAHMQGAK